Proteins from a genomic interval of Streptomyces sp. NBC_01445:
- a CDS encoding MFS transporter: MSVGAKTDSLQSPAGRSTGGIVGLLATATGLCVANLYYGQPLLDAIGRGLHTSSSTAALLITLTQAGYAAGLLLLLPLGDLVNRARFVPLMALTTAVALAAMALAPSAPLFLTAATVAGVGASTAQVLVPFATELAPPHHRGRVVGTIAMGLLLGSVLARTVAGYLADFAGWRTVYGAAAVAMALLALVLRLRMPVVTSSSERIGYGALLASTFRIIGREPVLRVRMMLGGLSFAGFSVLWTALTMLLSGAPYHYSVGTIGLFGLLGAVGSLVARPVGTLTDQGRGGLLTTLSCLLLAVSWVVLFFGDHHIVPIIIGAAVFTLAVQGLQVANQSRIYQLNTGALSRVNSAYMTAYFIGGAIGSALTSAVYAAGEWSGVCVLGLALGVLTVLVWAFGSRAERRRPAPPTTSGATARRSNSRRHRAGDGGGR, from the coding sequence CGTGGCCAACCTCTACTACGGGCAACCGCTTCTCGACGCCATCGGGCGAGGGCTGCACACCTCCTCGTCCACCGCGGCTCTCCTCATCACGCTGACACAGGCGGGTTACGCGGCAGGGCTGCTCCTGCTGTTGCCCCTCGGTGATCTCGTCAACCGGGCGAGATTCGTGCCGCTGATGGCACTGACGACCGCGGTCGCCCTGGCCGCGATGGCGCTCGCCCCTTCCGCCCCGTTGTTCCTGACCGCTGCCACCGTCGCCGGCGTCGGCGCGTCGACCGCGCAGGTCCTCGTCCCGTTCGCCACCGAACTCGCGCCGCCGCACCACCGCGGGCGAGTGGTCGGAACGATCGCGATGGGATTGCTGCTCGGTTCCGTCCTGGCCCGCACCGTGGCCGGCTACCTCGCCGATTTCGCCGGCTGGCGCACCGTCTACGGCGCGGCCGCCGTGGCGATGGCCCTTCTCGCACTGGTCCTGCGGCTACGGATGCCGGTCGTGACGTCATCCTCCGAACGGATCGGCTATGGAGCACTGCTGGCTTCCACGTTCCGCATCATTGGACGGGAGCCGGTGCTCCGCGTACGCATGATGCTCGGTGGTCTCAGTTTCGCCGGGTTCTCGGTGCTGTGGACCGCACTGACGATGCTGCTGAGCGGAGCGCCGTACCACTACTCGGTCGGCACCATCGGCCTGTTCGGACTGCTCGGCGCCGTGGGCAGTCTCGTGGCCCGGCCCGTAGGCACGCTCACCGACCAGGGCCGCGGAGGCTTGTTGACCACGCTCAGCTGCCTGCTGCTCGCCGTGTCCTGGGTAGTCCTGTTCTTCGGGGACCACCACATCGTGCCGATCATCATCGGAGCAGCGGTCTTCACTTTGGCCGTGCAAGGACTTCAGGTCGCCAATCAGAGCCGCATCTACCAGTTGAACACCGGTGCGCTGAGCCGCGTCAACTCGGCCTACATGACGGCGTACTTCATCGGTGGCGCCATCGGCTCCGCACTCACCAGCGCGGTGTACGCGGCGGGAGAATGGTCCGGGGTGTGCGTGCTGGGTCTGGCACTTGGCGTACTGACGGTGCTGGTCTGGGCATTCGGCAGTCGCGCCGAACGGCGCCGCCCCGCACCACCGACCACATCAGGTGCCACCGCGCGCCGGAGCAACTCGAGGCGCCACCGCGCGGGTGACGGCGGTGGGCGGTAG
- a CDS encoding MFS transporter — MSSTSERWTVLGGSFLAYMFDALELAILALALPHIREDLGLSLAEGGLLATATLIGIGVSSITLGRIADRYGRKRALMMSLAVFGMFTTAIAAAPGFWTILLLRFLSGLGLGGVWSAVSAYVVETWPQRLRGRATCFALSSSPVGGLLAAVLAPALLPDWRMLFFVSGLGAVLPLLVVGFAFDESKEWIAHRRLPVRAAEKGGPRQVFDRALLRVTLFGTLLATFALIGWWGTSTWLPTFLGADHGLSVSEIATFMIVLNLGNFAGCNVSGYLADRHGHRRVVATALLGSGVLLAVTVTQSPGAFLLGSVAAFGICTSFFGLFGGYLAGLFPTEVRATGAGLCFNVGRGVSACAPFLLGSLASAGSLGTGLLVCAGFFLLAATTLIGLPPTAVTRAVAPRVAPARGGT; from the coding sequence ATGTCATCAACATCCGAGCGCTGGACTGTGCTCGGCGGTTCATTCCTGGCCTACATGTTCGACGCGCTGGAGTTGGCGATCCTCGCCCTCGCGCTACCTCACATCCGGGAGGACCTCGGGCTGTCGCTCGCCGAGGGCGGACTGCTGGCCACGGCCACGCTGATCGGCATAGGCGTCAGCAGCATCACCTTGGGACGGATCGCTGACAGGTACGGCCGCAAGCGGGCACTGATGATGTCACTGGCCGTCTTCGGCATGTTCACCACGGCCATCGCCGCAGCTCCGGGATTCTGGACGATTCTGCTGCTGAGGTTCCTGTCGGGCCTCGGCCTCGGTGGCGTCTGGAGCGCTGTGTCGGCCTACGTGGTGGAGACCTGGCCGCAGCGGCTGCGTGGCCGCGCCACGTGCTTCGCCTTGAGTTCGTCGCCGGTCGGTGGCCTGCTCGCCGCCGTGCTGGCCCCTGCGCTCCTGCCCGACTGGCGCATGTTGTTCTTCGTCAGCGGCCTCGGCGCCGTGCTGCCCCTGCTCGTCGTCGGATTCGCCTTCGACGAGTCCAAGGAGTGGATCGCACATCGTCGGCTTCCCGTGCGTGCGGCCGAAAAGGGCGGCCCGCGCCAGGTGTTCGATCGCGCTCTCCTACGGGTCACCCTGTTCGGAACGCTGCTGGCCACCTTCGCTCTGATCGGATGGTGGGGGACCTCGACCTGGCTGCCCACCTTCCTGGGGGCAGACCATGGGCTCAGTGTCTCCGAGATCGCCACATTCATGATCGTTCTGAATCTGGGGAACTTCGCGGGGTGCAATGTCTCCGGGTACCTGGCGGACCGTCACGGGCACCGGCGCGTCGTGGCGACCGCGCTCCTCGGAAGCGGAGTTCTCCTCGCTGTGACCGTGACGCAGTCCCCAGGCGCCTTCTTGCTCGGATCAGTAGCGGCTTTCGGGATCTGCACCTCCTTCTTCGGCCTCTTCGGCGGCTACCTCGCCGGCCTCTTCCCCACCGAGGTGCGAGCCACCGGAGCGGGTCTCTGCTTCAACGTGGGACGCGGCGTATCAGCCTGCGCGCCGTTCCTGCTCGGTTCATTGGCATCCGCCGGAAGCCTCGGCACCGGGTTGCTGGTGTGCGCGGGCTTCTTCCTGCTGGCCGCTACCACGCTGATCGGGCTACCGCCCACCGCCGTCACCCGCGCGGTGGCGCCTCGAGTTGCTCCGGCGCGCGGTGGCACCTGA
- a CDS encoding LysR family transcriptional regulator, which yields MTLSLRQLRYFVAAAEMRTISGAAAREHISQSTVALAISELERTLGVQLFLRQQAKGLTITQAGLAVLADARPLLAHADELVSSARHLGGQLSGDLTVGCYTTLAPFLMPGLLQGFAAEHPTVELNFVEGSQVELQERLLDGTCEMALLYELDLQPGVHHETLYRTRPHVLLPHTHPLAGQGAVSLHDLADEPMVLLDYPPSRHYFTQLLASLGVRPTVRHTTSSFETVRSLVARGLGYSLLIQRPPSGISYEGIPLAECAIQEEVPEMPVLLARPTRAKLTRRAQAFADYCRRTLADGPTHPADGDFSIR from the coding sequence ATGACGCTCTCCCTGCGACAGCTTCGGTACTTCGTGGCGGCAGCGGAGATGCGCACCATCTCGGGTGCCGCGGCACGCGAGCACATCTCGCAGTCGACCGTCGCGCTGGCCATCAGTGAGCTGGAGCGCACGCTCGGCGTCCAGTTGTTCCTCCGGCAACAGGCCAAGGGGCTGACCATCACTCAGGCCGGCCTGGCGGTGCTCGCCGATGCACGCCCGCTGCTCGCCCACGCGGACGAACTGGTTTCCAGCGCACGCCACTTGGGCGGACAGCTCTCGGGTGACCTCACCGTCGGCTGCTACACGACCTTGGCCCCGTTCCTGATGCCGGGCTTGTTGCAGGGCTTCGCCGCGGAACACCCGACGGTCGAGCTGAACTTCGTCGAGGGCTCACAAGTGGAGCTGCAGGAGCGGTTGTTGGACGGAACGTGCGAGATGGCACTGCTCTACGAACTCGACCTGCAACCGGGCGTGCACCACGAGACGCTCTACCGAACCCGCCCTCACGTACTGCTCCCCCACACGCACCCGCTGGCCGGGCAGGGGGCAGTGAGCCTGCACGACCTCGCGGACGAGCCCATGGTCCTTCTCGACTATCCGCCGAGCCGTCACTACTTCACTCAGTTGCTCGCATCGCTCGGCGTGCGGCCCACGGTCCGGCACACGACCAGCAGCTTCGAGACCGTGCGGTCCCTGGTCGCGCGGGGGCTCGGCTACTCGCTTCTGATTCAACGGCCGCCTTCCGGCATCAGCTACGAGGGAATCCCACTGGCCGAATGCGCGATCCAGGAGGAGGTGCCGGAGATGCCCGTACTCCTCGCCAGGCCGACCCGCGCGAAACTCACGCGCCGGGCTCAGGCTTTCGCCGATTACTGCCGCCGCACGCTCGCGGACGGACCGACGCACCCGGCAGACGGAGACTTCAGTATTCGATGA
- a CDS encoding cytochrome P450 translates to MPIATNLTNRDLYADPYPVYRELRKNEPWAWSDGLNMWLVSRYEDVVFVDEHPEIFSAHQHNSLAERTMGRVMIRTDGDAHRRLRSAVDGPLKRRTVRQHWSAGLTAHARKLAEALRDKPEFDLVSDFAAPFAAQALANTAGLSDVTTAQVVEWSGAFIAGLANHEDDPAVWERAGRARDEVGERVRETITRVTAAPDHSVISAMVHADLAEPLSAEEIADQVRLMISGGFNEPWHALATLVWQLSMRPELRDRVLAESAALDAAIEETMRWLSPIGALPRQLAVDHTVEGVTLRAGDKLLALAGSANRDERKFPDPDAFDIDRPDLQDHLAFSLGAHYCLGTYLAREQLRTAVPVLFETLTGLRVNGTPNLTGWMFRGPDSVRMQHDTQQGKAAVQ, encoded by the coding sequence ATGCCCATCGCAACGAATCTCACCAACAGGGACCTGTACGCCGATCCGTACCCCGTGTACCGCGAGCTCAGGAAGAACGAGCCATGGGCCTGGTCGGACGGACTCAACATGTGGCTCGTCAGCCGTTACGAGGACGTCGTCTTCGTGGACGAGCACCCCGAGATCTTCAGCGCACACCAGCACAACTCCCTTGCGGAGCGCACCATGGGACGAGTCATGATCCGGACCGACGGGGACGCCCACCGCCGGCTGCGCTCCGCCGTGGACGGCCCGCTGAAGCGCCGCACCGTACGCCAGCACTGGTCGGCGGGGCTCACCGCGCACGCACGAAAACTCGCCGAAGCACTGCGGGACAAGCCGGAGTTCGATCTGGTGTCAGACTTCGCGGCACCCTTCGCCGCGCAGGCGCTGGCGAACACCGCGGGGTTGTCGGACGTGACGACCGCGCAGGTGGTCGAGTGGTCCGGTGCCTTCATCGCCGGTCTGGCCAACCATGAGGACGACCCGGCCGTCTGGGAGCGTGCCGGGCGCGCAAGGGACGAGGTGGGGGAACGGGTGCGGGAGACGATCACGCGCGTGACGGCCGCACCGGACCACAGCGTCATCTCCGCCATGGTCCACGCCGACCTCGCCGAACCGCTGTCGGCCGAGGAGATCGCCGACCAGGTGCGCCTGATGATCTCCGGTGGCTTCAACGAGCCGTGGCATGCGCTGGCCACGCTCGTCTGGCAGTTGAGCATGCGGCCCGAACTGCGCGACCGCGTTCTCGCCGAATCCGCGGCCCTCGACGCCGCCATCGAGGAGACCATGCGCTGGCTCAGCCCCATCGGCGCCCTTCCACGGCAGCTCGCCGTCGACCACACCGTCGAAGGTGTGACCCTGCGAGCAGGGGACAAACTGCTCGCACTCGCCGGGTCGGCCAACCGCGACGAGCGGAAGTTCCCCGACCCGGACGCGTTCGACATCGACCGCCCCGATCTTCAGGACCATCTGGCCTTCTCCCTCGGCGCCCACTACTGCCTCGGCACCTATCTGGCGCGCGAGCAGCTGCGCACCGCCGTACCTGTGCTGTTCGAGACGCTCACGGGTCTGCGCGTCAACGGAACGCCGAACCTGACCGGTTGGATGTTCCGTGGCCCGGACTCGGTCCGGATGCAGCACGACACACAGCAGGGAAAGGCAGCGGTTCAGTGA
- a CDS encoding bifunctional 3-phenylpropionate/cinnamic acid dioxygenase ferredoxin subunit, which produces MIQLCSVEELTPGTVTRIARPDLPAPLALVKVGDRVFCIDDTCSHETASLSDGWLDGHEVECPLHESRFDVRTGRPDCPPARRSIRTHAVQLVDGIVYVEESSVAAEEPAR; this is translated from the coding sequence GTGATTCAGCTCTGCTCCGTCGAGGAACTCACTCCGGGCACGGTCACCCGCATCGCCAGGCCCGATCTTCCGGCCCCTCTGGCACTCGTCAAGGTCGGCGACCGCGTCTTCTGCATCGACGACACCTGCTCTCACGAAACGGCCTCACTCTCCGACGGCTGGCTCGACGGACACGAGGTCGAGTGTCCCCTCCACGAGTCCCGTTTCGACGTGCGGACCGGCAGGCCCGACTGCCCGCCCGCCCGGCGCTCCATCCGCACCCATGCCGTCCAACTCGTCGACGGCATCGTGTACGTGGAGGAGTCC